The genomic interval TCGGGTAATTCGTCGATCAGGATGCGATAACTTTGCTCGCTGCCGGTCGCGGCGGCGGCCGTTCGCACGAGGCGCACGAGTTGTTCGCCGCCCGCGCCGATCTCGATCATCGGCGGGCTCGCGACCACGTCCTGGGTGGGCGTGAGCGAGTCTTCGCCGTTGGCCTGGCTCCATCGAAATACGCGCACCTGGCCGTAGATCGGTTTGTCGCCCGAATTGCGCAGCGTGAGACCCGAAGCGTTCGCGCCTTTGGGGAGCACGACCATGACGGGCGAAATCTGCAGCGTGGCCGCATGCGCCGCGCCGATGCACGACGCGGCCGCGAGCGCGCAGCACGCGGTGCGCCACCAGTGACGGAGCACGGTCATCTCGCTCTCCCAGCCGCTCAGAAGTACACCGTCGCCGTCACCGTGGTCTGGTAGGTATCCGGACGCGGCGTGGTCTGCACGGGAATCTGGCCGTACACGGGGATCGTCTGCACGGCGCCCGTACCCGTGCCGCCGTACGTGTTCGTCCCTTGCGTCGAGCCCCACAGCGTGGTGCGGCCCGAATCCTGGTAGAGCTGGAACGCGACGGTCGTCCCCGTGTTGCCGCTCGCGGTGCCGCCGAGCAGACGGTTCGCGACGGTCGAGCCTGTCACCGTGCCGCCGTCGAGGCCGACGTTGTACGGCGTGGTGTTGGTGCAGTCCACGGCCACCGTGGTCTGCTGGTTGATCGCCGAGGTCAGCACGCCGTTCGTGCCGAAGCTGAGCGGGTTCGCGCTGATCGTGCAGTTCGCCTGCAGCGTGAGCGACACGGTGAAGGTCGCGGTGGCGGTGCCGTTCGAATACGTCGCGGCGTCCGCGAGGCTCGCGGCGGCGCCGCAGATCAGTGCGCCAATTGCGGCGCGGGACAACAGGTTGAGTTTCATGTCAATGGCCCTCTCTCTCAGCATCCGTGTCGTGCTTGCGATACGGATTCGTTTGGTTCTTTCCGGCTCTGATTTGACGTGAAACCACGGGTCTCGACCGGCTGCATCGCGTTCTATTCAGGGTCTCATCGACGCCCCGGACGCTTACATCTGACGTTTACGGCGCGACTCCCTATTCCTGAACGAGAGAATTCGCATGCGAATTAACTGAAGAGTTAAAACATCGGCGAGGTGCGTCGTTAGATGGGAATTCTAAGGATCGGCACGCGCGACGTTCGGTCGAGCAGAAGGCGTTTTTACGGGTAATTCGAGGGTTTGCGAAGGCGAGGTAAGAATTGCCACGCGACCGAATGGTCTGCGCGAGATGCGGGTTTGTCCCAACGCGAAACTAGCGTGCGCCTCATGCAAAACGCACGTTACGTCCCACGCGTTTCGCGATTGCCGCGATCGTGGCGTGAGTGAGTTTTCATGCGGTATCGACTCGGCGAATATGGATTACGCGGCTTCGAAACGGGCGTTCCGAAGCCGCAAAAAACGCGTGGCGAAAAGCACTCAACGCGATTCGGGCATCACTGAATTCGCGACGGCTTCCTGCTCCTCCACTTCCGCGAGGCGCGCCTGCAAGGCGCTTCGAATCGAGGTGTACGCGGAGCGTCCGAGCGCAAGGCGTAATGGCCGCGGCTCGTTGTCGATGGCGTGGAGCATCGCGTCGACGGTTTTGTCGGCGTCGGCGAATGCGAACACGGCGCCCGAGCGGCCCTCGATGGCGCGCCGCACTTCGTCCACGGGCGTGCCGTCGTAAGCGTCGCTCCATTCGCCATGGTCGAGCCCCGCGCCGAATTGCGTGGAGGTCGGCCCCGGTTCCACGATCAGACAGCGGATACCGAATGGCGCGACTTCCTTCGCGACCGCTTCCACGAAGCCTTCGATACCCCATTTCGTCGCGTGATACAGACTGAAGCCGGGGTAGGCGATCTGGCCGCCTTCCGACGACACCTGCACGATCAGCCCTTTGCGTTGCGCGCGCAACCCAGGCAAGGCCGCGCGAATCACGGCGATCGAGCCGAGCAGGTTCGTGTCGATCTGGCGGCGTATCTGCGCGTCGCTGAGCGCTTCCGCCGCGCCGAACAGGCCGTAGCCCGCGTTGTTGACGATCACGTCGAGATGGCCGAAGGCCTCGAACGC from Paraburkholderia acidisoli carries:
- a CDS encoding fimbrial biogenesis chaperone, coding for MTVLRHWWRTACCALAAASCIGAAHAATLQISPVMVVLPKGANASGLTLRNSGDKPIYGQVRVFRWSQANGEDSLTPTQDVVASPPMIEIGAGGEQLVRLVRTAAAATGSEQSYRILIDELPEPDTTPANGVSIRLRYSVPVFIDPASEPTGEPNLSWRVRHTEAGWTLEVENTGRRRAQIAGVEIVNGAGNAYAINKGLLGYALAGCGRQWQLPLPAAADLNGPLKVRAAVNSVQTEASVVAR
- a CDS encoding Csu type fimbrial protein — its product is MKLNLLSRAAIGALICGAAASLADAATYSNGTATATFTVSLTLQANCTISANPLSFGTNGVLTSAINQQTTVAVDCTNTTPYNVGLDGGTVTGSTVANRLLGGTASGNTGTTVAFQLYQDSGRTTLWGSTQGTNTYGGTGTGAVQTIPVYGQIPVQTTPRPDTYQTTVTATVYF
- a CDS encoding SDR family oxidoreductase, translated to MTQHYFITGTSSGLGRGLTERLLARGDRVAATVRQADALHELQQRYGDRLLVLQCDLTEARAVQTSVARAFEAFGHLDVIVNNAGYGLFGAAEALSDAQIRRQIDTNLLGSIAVIRAALPGLRAQRKGLIVQVSSEGGQIAYPGFSLYHATKWGIEGFVEAVAKEVAPFGIRCLIVEPGPTSTQFGAGLDHGEWSDAYDGTPVDEVRRAIEGRSGAVFAFADADKTVDAMLHAIDNEPRPLRLALGRSAYTSIRSALQARLAEVEEQEAVANSVMPESR